A genomic segment from Solenopsis invicta isolate M01_SB chromosome 5, UNIL_Sinv_3.0, whole genome shotgun sequence encodes:
- the LOC105202343 gene encoding sialin has translation MEESQRYEEPDMYKEQRSCNLRKLGDMVPARVVLYILSFSGFLVSFMMRTDINIAMVAMAKLPSNNETVAVTSHCYTVSNASYMENTTVIRPEEAGEFEWSPAIQSAILSSFYWCYILSQMLGGILTQYFGTKTIFGGSQVVTAVCSLLMPTAAEIHYGAMIALRSIQGIASGLTWPAMYAVIGHWIPPVERSRFMSSFQGFSIGIGLTYPLCAFIISYLGWRAVFYTTGTVGLVWCIFWYFYAFDTPALHPRISRSELRYIQECVRNQVIGANEDLPVPWKSILTSLPAWAIGITTFGRIWVHYVFIIPGPMYMKTVLGFSIEANGILSGAPFICSYLSSVVFCYVADLLVTRQIMTLITVRKIFTSLSQVVPGILVILIGYLGCDIILVLIVWFIAVTLITAGYAGAMANIVDIAPNFAGPVLAFAQTIHMTASFLSPIAAGLLTQESQSLDSWRKVFAVTAGVSCSTYIAYQLFGTADIQAWNYPDQKYPQSMGEDSPLNSSLQKKGEIVPSRKNPSDQT, from the exons ACATGGTTCCAGCACGTGTCGTACTGTACATACTTTCGTTTTCCGGATTTCTCGTGTCTTTTATGATGAGAACGGACATTAATATCGCCATGGTGGCCATGGCAAAGCTGCCGTCGAACAATGAAACTGTCGCGGTGACATCTCACTGTTACACTGTATCAAATGCGTCATATATGGAGAATACTACTGTAATCAGACCAGAG GAAGCTGGCGAGTTCGAATGGAGTCCAGCTATTCAATCAGCCATCCTCAGTTCCTTCTATTGGTGTTATATACTTTCGCAAATGCTCGGAGGTATTCTCACTCAATATTTTGGCACTAAAACTATATTCGGCGGATCCCAAGTCGTCACTGCCGTCTGCAGTCTACTCATGCCGACTGCCGCGGAGATCCATTACGGAGCAATGATAGCGTTACGTAGTATACAAGGCATAGCAAGT GGACTCACATGGCCCGCTATGTACGCCGTAATCGGGCACTGGATTCCACCTGTGGAACGCTCACGCTTCATGTCTTCCTTTCAAG GGTTCAGCATCGGCATCGGATTGACCTATCCGTTGTGCGCGTTCATCATCTCCTATCTCGGATGGAGGGCTGTATTCTATACGACTGGCACCGTCGGTCTCGTCTGGTGTATCTTTTGGTATTTTTACGCCTTTGACACGCCTGCCTTGCATCCCCGAATATCTAGATCGGAACTCCGTTACATTCAAGAATGCGTTAGAAATCAAGTTATCGGAGCGAATGAG GACCTGCCCGTTCCTTGGAAATCTATTCTCACATCTTTACCAGCTTGGGCTATCGGCATTACAACTTTTGGAAGAATATGGGTACACTATGTCTTTATCATTCCTGGACCGATGTATATGAAGACGGTGTTAGGATTCAGTATAGAAGCA AACGGTATCCTGTCAGGTGCGCCATTTATCTGTAGCTACTTAAGCTCCGTTGTATTCTGCTATGTTGCGGATCTCCTAGTCACACGACAAATCATGACTTTAATCACTGTGcgcaaaatatttacttcaCTAT CTCAAGTGGTTCCCGGAATACTTGTGATTTTAATTGGATACTTGGGCTGCGATATTATTCTAGTTTTAATCGTGTGGTTCATAGCTGTTACTCTCATAACTGCCGGTTACGCGGGCGCAATGGCCAATATCGTCGACATCGCACCCAATTTTGCTG GACCGGTATTGGCGTTTGCGCAGACAATTCACATGACCGCTAGTTTTCTATCTCCCATAGCAGCTGGTCTGCTCACACAAGAAAGC CAATCTCTCGATTCGTGGAGAAAAGTATTTGCGGTTACTGCAGGTGTATCTTGCAGTACGTACATTGCCTATCAATTATTTGGTACGGCAGACATACAAGCATGGAACTATCCAGATCAAAAGTATCCTCAATCTATGGGAGAAGACTCACCGTTAAATAGTTCGTTGCAGAAAAAGGGCGAGATTGTTCCGAGCCGAAAAAATCCGTCAGATCAAACGTAA